TGGTTCTGTGAATTCTCCATTTCAGACTGAGATAAATCCAAGAAAAGTCCAAGGAagtctttagaaaaaaaaagagatcaaTGCCAAGGACAAAAACTGGTTTGGACTGGTTTGGCTTTTGCTTGTTGCACAGCGCTGTAAAGAACTCAACTCTCTAATGTTCTGTTCCTTGAGGTTCGAAAATTAGAAAGCCAAGCCTGGTATAACCAATTAAATTATTATAGCAAGATATAAATTTCTGGCTGTGGTCACTCTCCCTGAAATATCTTTTGCCTATCTTGTGCTCCAACCTCTACCCAaggtaaaaaagacaaaaacaaaacaaaacaacttttaacCACAGAGTGCAGTGAAACATTGATTTTCAGCCTTTAACAAAAATTATGTTTATGTGAAACAGCTGCGGATTATGATTTAAAATGCCCTTGCTTTTACCTTGGCTCCTGCAATGTTGTACTGAGCAATGCGTTGGCTCCACCCCACAGCCAGCAGCTGGTTGTCATGGAGACAGGTCAACCCAGTGACTTCAGAGTCTGTGATAGGCTCCAACTTGTGCAAGTTAAGACCATTTAGTAGATTCCATACCTGCTTGGAAAGTCAGTACAAGGGTATTCTTATTGAACTGATTACATACAGGTGAATAGAATCAGACGGTGCCATtgaatttgaaacatttctatACAAACTAATGGTTATAAGATGTGGCACTGAACCTTAATAGTGCCATTACGAGCTCCAGTGATCAATCTTCTGTGAGTGGAGTCCAACGTCATACAGGTGAGTTCTTCTTCCCCATGAGCATTTGAAATGTGAAGTCGCCTCCTCCCTGTCTCTACGTCCCACAGAGATATAGAGGAGTCCGAAAGTCCCGTTACCACCTGCCTGAGGGTGGGGTTGTACAGAGCACAGGCCAGAGATGCAGCACATTGAATTTCCGTTccattttcctttccttcatcTCTCAACCAaccgcctcctcctcgtcttgTTTCAGCCAAACTCAGCACAGCCAGGTAATCTTTGCATGCCACCACCAAATGGGGTCGTGTCTCttcaggaagaggaggagtcatTAACAGGAAAGGGAAGTTGCCATGTTCTGGGATGCGACCTGGTTTGAGGCAGGGAAACTGCACAAGGACAGTTTTCAGACAGTGGTGGGTAGAAATGTCCCATATCCTCAGCTCCTGGTGACAGAACAAACataagacaataaaatataaaaaaaaagaaaagaactaaTTATTTATACAGCATTGTCATAGACGTTGCTTTGTAGGTATTGTGAAATGTACTTCAGAGTTTCTCATTTCcttaaaaacaacataacattTTTAGAAAGACTCATTCTGCATTTGGGGACATGCTTCCCATGAAAGAAATTTCCATGTGTCTTATTTTGCTGTTAGTCATGACTGATCTAGACATTAGCGACTAAACTAAACATATTTTTCGGAAGGCGCATGGACTTTTACTATGTGTAAATATGAGGACACAAGTCGCTCCCTGTACACATCCTAGTCACAGCAGACTCACAACATCTCTGGAGTAGCTGAAGATCTGCCCAACGGGTTGGTAGATTGCAACATCCAATACAGCAGTGTGGTGACCCCGCAGTGTAGCTACAGGACTTGTGGTCACATATCGATTCCACAATCTCACTGTCTGGTCACAGCCCCCTGTGACCATCAGCTGCAGAGACGCATTGTAGTCAAAGCATTTTGCTCCCTGAAATGAGATACGTGAGGTACATAGATGAGAATACAAAAGAAGTCGGCCACTGCCATTAGCTTAAATTGGGGAGTTTGTTACCAGTGGCTatgatgttaaaatgttcagacAGTTAATTGGAGTATAAACTTAGTATGTTCATTTCAAGCCGTTGTGAATAACAGGAAACGCCTCCACCCAGTTTAATAATGTTTTGTGCAgacttttctctcctttctccactgTCAGTGACATTGTCTGCCAGTGCACACAGGCCAGGGGTAGACTTTATAACTTAGTAACTTAACTCAAATGTCATATTTGTAGTTTCAAAAGTCCACCAACCCCCTCCGGTCGGTGTCACCCGAGCCTCAGTACTGTGACCTACATGTGTCAGTTTGACCTTCATCTATGTCAACAGTGGATGACAAACAAATATCTgtcccttttcttctcttctaaCTTTAGACATTTTAGAAATttatacacatactgtatatgtggaTTGCTTGTCTCCTGGATTGGTGATTACTTGTCTGACAATGCCCAGTTTGGGCGTCTGGGGGGTTCCCTGTCAGATACTGTTGTCAGTAATGTGGGGGGACCACAGGGGATTGTCTTATCTCCTTTCctgttcactctttacacctctgatttccgatacagctctgggtcctgcagaagttctctgatgactctgcagtgtttGGGTGTATTAGGGATGGACAGGAGGTagagtataggacactgatcgtggattttgtggagtggtcccagaGAAACCACCTACTGGTCAGCTGGTCATTGACCTCAGGAGGAAGAGTCCATCACCATTCAGAGTCTGGAGAAGGAAGTAGTGAACCACTACAAGTatctgggagtccacatgaacaacaggctggactggagagacaacagtgatgctgtgtaccaGCAGGGCCTGAGtaaactctactttctgaggaagctcaggtctttcaatgctGCAGTGAGTACTTGTACctgtaccagcaaaaaagacttcagtaggatcaacacattgatccgaaaggctggtACGTCAtgtgtctcagtgagggacaggaggataaactgctctccattatggacaatccatcctaTCCACTACATCAAACATTAGAGGGgtagaggagctcattctccagcagaatgattcagcttcgctgccatagtgaacgctacataACTTCTTTTAATCcgtattctatccagctgtataacagcccATGTTTTTATGgtaattaagctactatgaccaattaatttcccatgttgatcattaaagtctgtctcagTCTAAGTCTAATCTAGGCAATATGCAATGTTGTAATTTAAAAGCTCgcaaaatgactaaaaaaacatggaaactcAATTAAGACTGTAAAGTGGGTATGTGGGTTTCTGATGGCTGCAATTCATTCAAGCTCACTATTAATGTTACCCAAAGAACAAGCTATGATTCATGGAAATAGCTGCTAAAGACACCATATCATTTAACAATGTCAGGTACCTGCTTAAATTTCCAAACGTAGGGCTGCTGCTTCAGTGACACATTCACAAAGACCACAGACGTAGTGTCACTTTCTGATGACGTCATGATGACGTTGGTGCTGGGTTCAAACATCACTCTGGTGATTGGTTCCTGGTGGATGTTGGGGATGTGGTGGTAGGAGACTGTGTTGCTATGCTCTCCAAGGTCCTGTTGAGAATGGAGCTGACAATACATTCTCTCCAACAACCAGTAATTTAGTTTATTGAATACAGAAGTTAAAACCTACTGGGAAAAAAATCCTTTGTGGgcctttgtctttctttgatgGATTCTTGAAAAGACCTTTAGATGGGTTCAGGAACCACAGCAGGTGGACTCCTCCCTTTTCatcccccagcagcagcagaggaggctgCTCTGGACACTTGGAGGAAAAAACACTTAGATCAGAGTGATGACCATTGATTTCGGAGAGTGTACCAATCTAGTCGAAACAATGAGTATTGGTCTTACCTGTGTGTCGTGCCAATAGCAAAGAGCAGTCAAGACGCTGCGAAACCCTATTAGCAATTATGAAAGAGTCAGTAgttatatttcttattttaacttattttcaACACTAATCAGCTCAGTTTACGATTTAGTAATGCCAGCAACATAGTCTACCAAATATGTGGACGTCTTCAAACACACTGGTTGGAGAGACATTGACAAAGTGCAAGTCCCTGCAGTCCGTTGCTATGGCAACCCTATGGACAGTGCCCATATACACTGCATCGGTGGTCCACCCTCTGAATCTCCTCGTGTTGGCCACTTCCTCTGATGGGTCTCCAGCAAGCTGCGTTAAAGAGGAAAGCGTTGGTTTGTGTCTTGCaaatccatgtggatgttaaagTACTAACTTTAACTCACCCCTAAAGTTTTAATGATGTGTAGGCTGCTGTTCCAGACAGTGATCTGACCCCCTTTGCTGACACTAATGtagcggagaggaggaggatgggaaaTTGCAACCACACGGACTGTTGGCTCCCGCtgcagagcaaaataaaaaaataagttagtGGAGGAAAGAAAGTATTATATCATTTATAACTTAACACTGAATGATTTAAGTAGCCCCTAGGTCTTCTTCACTGAAAACTTTTTGACATGAAGACTGCTTCagttgcaaatgaaaaaaaaaatgccagcaAAGCTTAATTCAGCTGCTTTAACTATAAGATCCTGGTACTCTGCAAGCTgtctcactgtgtctcactGTCGTTTACTGACACGATAAAATTGCCAATGGTATTTGCTATAGTGAAGCAAAATGTCAGAATTGTAGTActcactgaataaaataatgaacagACAAACCAGGTCTCTTGACCACAGCTATCAGGCTAAGCTGAAAGGAGCTAACCCGAGGAGCATGTTAGCAAAAAATGTGGCTACTTGCatgttacattatttaaaatatcttcCTATTGAAGATACTACatagttagtttttttttctcctgttggaCAACTTCCAAATATGTTTTTAGCTTGCATGTTTCTGTACTAGCTAACTAAATGCTAACGTTGTGAACAGGAACTAGCACAGATTACTACCTTAGTAAGGTTTCTTTTGGAATCagaatattttacatattttgacataaaatacattaatttgatttcattttgtaaCACTAATCTGACTGTGGTGAATTTAGTGTACGAATTCCAgaattatatgtatatatttttaagatttattgTAAAGAGTCATGtgcaaaaaacattaaataaccTAGACGAAATGCatagagaaaagaaataaaggcatCTACATGAGAAGAATATATTTatcccgtttttttttaattaatgagaCTTTAAACACGATTATTATCGACAGTTAATGAGCTAACTGagaaaaacatattattatttcctgaattatcaaaataataatctcattattttgaaaaacaggGCAAATGCTGTTTTTCCTAAGTGAATGGATTCCACTTTAACAGTAATGCTTTTAGATTTAGCTATTCATCAACTGGCTAAAACATTTCCTCAGCTAATGGACACAATCTGTTGTCTATAAATGATGCATCCATAATTTGATGTCATAAAACTTTTAGCAAGGGGTCATTCGGTGTACTTGTTCAGATACGGGAACATCTAACAAAGATGCAGCATTCCTTCGCGTTTCCCCAGAGTTACCTTGTTGTGAGAACAGTGTCTGATCTGAGGCTGGGAGTccagcagagcagctgtggGAATGGAGGCGCGCTGTCTCTCTGTGTACTCCAGAATCAAATAGGAGCACAGCTGCTGCCACTTTAAAAGCCCGGTACAGCTGATATCTACCTGGGCATGGACAAGGCAGAAGATtgtgactgtgtgactgtgttttctcATGGGCTGCGTTGTGCTGtcattctttttctatttaCCTCGCTGAAGAATCTCTCAACCCATGCGTCCTGAATATCTGGACCAATCACAGACCTCAGAACCTCCCGAAATTCTTCAAACTTCATTCCATGTTCTTCACTTCCACCCTTATCCCTTCCCTTCAAActcttttcctgtttctgtggtCCAGATTTTGGACAGGTAAATGCATTTCTCAAGAGCTCCAGGTGCTCTGGACTCAGCTTCTCAGCGGGACTGACGCCACAGGCTGGATCACTGCAGAGAGTAATGAGCAACGGTCAGTTAAAGGTAAATGTTAGTCTGGCAGAAATTTAAGTTTATCACTCTAGATACAAcctatttttattatattttttaagagcAAGTGCAACTCAACACATTGTTAGTTTCCACCACTACAGGCTGATCAAAACAAGCAGGACAAAACATGCTTACTCCCTAAGTAATAAATAATTCCTTAATTCCTTAAGCATTTAGTTCTTAGCAGCTTATAAAGTAAAATCAATCACAGGCAATGTGTTGCCTTTccattgtttggtttttgttaGTGAGTTTTGACTGTTTAGCCGTCTGGTGAAAGGCTGAATGAGGCTAGAATGAAAGCAGCACCCCCATGTGGCAAAGCTGGGACAACACACTGCAGGACCCAACAAAGAAGGTTAACATTCCCCCTTTTCAGAGTGATAAAgaaattggtttaaaaaaaatcaaagcgcACGTTGCCACCAGTAGTTCCTGTGTGGTCCTGTCGCTCAGGGAGACtacagacagaaacaataaG
This window of the Mugil cephalus isolate CIBA_MC_2020 chromosome 16, CIBA_Mcephalus_1.1, whole genome shotgun sequence genome carries:
- the LOC125021948 gene encoding WD repeat-containing protein 49-like isoform X3, producing MAASRNYKNLWMLYEKEVPHSRFRDPACGVSPAEKLSPEHLELLRNAFTCPKSGPQKQEKSLKGRDKGGSEEHGMKFEEFREVLRSVIGPDIQDAWVERFFSEVDISCTGLLKWQQLCSYLILEYTERQRASIPTAALLDSQPQIRHCSHNKREPTVRVVAISHPPPLRYISVSKGGQITVWNSSLHIIKTLGLAGDPSEEVANTRRFRGWTTDAVYMGTVHRVAIATDCRDLHFVNVSPTSVFEDVHIFGFRSVLTALCYWHDTQCPEQPPLLLLGDEKGGVHLLWFLNPSKGLFKNPSKKDKGPQRIFFPDLGEHSNTVSYHHIPNIHQEPITRVMFEPSTNVIMTSSESDTTSVVFVNVSLKQQPYVWKFKQGAKCFDYNASLQLMVTGGCDQTVRLWNRYVTTSPVATLRGHHTAVLDVAIYQPVGQIFSYSRDVELRIWDISTHHCLKTVLVQFPCLKPGRIPEHGNFPFLLMTPPLPEETRPHLVVACKDYLAVLSLAETRRGGGGWLRDEGKENGTEIQCAASLACALYNPTLRQVVTGLSDSSISLWDVETGRRRLHISNAHGEEELTCMTLDSTHRRLITGARNGTIKVWNLLNGLNLHKLEPITDSEVTGLTCLHDNQLLAVGWSQRIAQYNIAGAKDLKVRADMSWKSTGVHKSDILAVGQCPSLGVVATASYDGEVVIWRLETQGPLLHLRNKTQGRATLPVENLLFLQHRAGNKKLRNRGVLVLSQAGWLRFWGITGEEHSYGQFFAPEESGECVLSLSSDQPKNTILVSGDTTGRLQIWDISSYALDVQHEPICERPPLLQCWLAHKRAVVCVEVIEVADRLLVLTASVDGSAGLWTKDGGRVGLFGQEAIWNVSTPAAYHR
- the LOC125021948 gene encoding WD repeat-containing protein on Y chromosome-like isoform X2 yields the protein MAASRNYKNLWMLYEKEVPHSRFRDPACGVSPAEKLSPEHLELLRNAFTCPKSGPQKQEKSLKGRDKGGSEEHGMKFEEFREVLRSVIGPDIQDAWVERFFSEVDISCTGLLKWQQLCSYLILEYTERQRASIPTAALLDSQPQIRHCSHNKREPTVRVVAISHPPPLRYISVSKGGQITVWNSSLHIIKTLGLAGDPSEEVANTRRFRGWTTDAVYMGTVHRVAIATDCRDLHFVNVSPTSVFEDVHIFGFRSVLTALCYWHDTQCPEQPPLLLLGDEKGGVHLLWFLNPSKGLFKNPSKKDKGPQRIFFPDLGEHSNTVSYHHIPNIHQEPITRVMFEPSTNVIMTSSESDTTSVVFVNVSLKQQPYVWKFKQGAKCFDYNASLQLMVTGGCDQTVRLWNRYVTTSPVATLRGHHTAVLDVAIYQPVGQIFSYSRDVELRIWDISTHHCLKTVLVQFPCLKPGRIPEHGNFPFLLMTPPLPEETRPHLVVACKDYLAVLSLAETRRGGGGWLRDEGKENGTEIQCAASLACALYNPTLRQVVTGLSDSSISLWDVETGRRRLHISNAHGEEELTCMTLDSTHRRLITGARNGTIKVWNLLNGLNLHKLEPITDSEVTGLTCLHDNQLLAVGWSQRIAQYNIAGAKDLKVRADMSWKSTGVHKSDILAVGQCPSLGVVATASYDGEVVIWRLETQGPLLHLRNKTQGRATLPVENLLFLQHRAGNKKLRNRGVLVLSQAGWLRFWGITGEEHSYGQFFAPEESGECVLSLSSDQPKNTILVSGDTTGRLQIWDISSYALDVQHEPICERPPLLQCWLAHKRAVVCVEVIEVADRLLVLTASVDGSAGLWTKDGGRVGLFGQEAIWNVSTPAAYHRKMESDQRKEEKTDKLGLERVRCQVPESASRGPTSQEEEEEEEEEEEEECCSDGKHSIETGVFTSSAHTQTDGLSLTHACISHIMCRECPFQ
- the LOC125021948 gene encoding WD repeat-containing protein on Y chromosome-like isoform X1, with product MAASRNYKNLWMLYEKEVPHSRFRDPACGVSPAEKLSPEHLELLRNAFTCPKSGPQKQEKSLKGRDKGGSEEHGMKFEEFREVLRSVIGPDIQDAWVERFFSEVDISCTGLLKWQQLCSYLILEYTERQRASIPTAALLDSQPQIRHCSHNKREPTVRVVAISHPPPLRYISVSKGGQITVWNSSLHIIKTLGLAGDPSEEVANTRRFRGWTTDAVYMGTVHRVAIATDCRDLHFVNVSPTSVFEDVHIFGFRSVLTALCYWHDTQCPEQPPLLLLGDEKGGVHLLWFLNPSKGLFKNPSKKDKGPQRIFFPDLGEHSNTVSYHHIPNIHQEPITRVMFEPSTNVIMTSSESDTTSVVFVNVSLKQQPYVWKFKQGAKCFDYNASLQLMVTGGCDQTVRLWNRYVTTSPVATLRGHHTAVLDVAIYQPVGQIFSYSRDVELRIWDISTHHCLKTVLVQFPCLKPGRIPEHGNFPFLLMTPPLPEETRPHLVVACKDYLAVLSLAETRRGGGGWLRDEGKENGTEIQCAASLACALYNPTLRQVVTGLSDSSISLWDVETGRRRLHISNAHGEEELTCMTLDSTHRRLITGARNGTIKVWNLLNGLNLHKLEPITDSEVTGLTCLHDNQLLAVGWSQRIAQYNIAGAKDLKVRADMSWKSTGVHKSDILAVGQCPSLGVVATASYDGEVVIWRLETQGPLLHLRNKTQGRATLPVENLLFLQHRAGNKKLRNRGVLVLSQAGWLRFWGITGEEHSYGQFFAPEESGECVLSLSSDQPKNTILVSGDTTGRLQIWDISSYALDVQHEPICERPPLLQCWLAHKRAVVCVEVIEVADRLLVLTASVDGSAGLWTKDGGRVGLFGQEAIWNVSTPAAYHRKMESDQRKEEKTDKLGLERVRCQVPESASRGPTSQEEEEEEEEEEEEECCSDASSTGPAENDQEQPQQPMYLCEEVCQTVASSRGRRRLTDDIDRSSHR